The Lysinibacillus pakistanensis genome includes a window with the following:
- a CDS encoding response regulator transcription factor, with translation MNQILIIDDESSIRQLIRLHLENAHIKVIEAASGQDAIGQLQQKSFDMIILDLMMANGDGFEVLHYLKEEHLQPLVIVLSARREVEDKITVLGLGADDYVTKPFSPIELVARVQAQLRRHSIKYHSDRIRLNKLVLEMDKSMLHYDGQKQRLTTVECQLLQLLMRNVDRVLTKREIYQHIWQHEHYDDNNLSVFISRLRKILEQMTGHHSIRSIRGVGYQFSGDEF, from the coding sequence ATGAATCAAATTCTAATTATTGATGATGAGAGCAGTATTCGCCAATTAATCCGACTACATTTAGAAAATGCACATATAAAAGTGATAGAGGCTGCATCAGGACAAGATGCCATTGGACAATTGCAGCAAAAGTCATTTGACATGATTATCCTGGATTTGATGATGGCGAATGGTGATGGATTTGAGGTACTACACTATTTAAAAGAAGAACATTTACAGCCGCTTGTTATTGTGTTAAGTGCTAGAAGAGAAGTTGAAGATAAAATTACGGTACTTGGATTAGGTGCGGACGATTATGTGACAAAGCCATTTAGTCCTATTGAGCTTGTTGCACGCGTACAGGCCCAATTGAGACGACATTCCATCAAATATCACTCTGATCGTATACGTTTAAACAAGTTAGTGCTTGAAATGGACAAGTCGATGCTACATTATGATGGACAAAAACAAAGGTTGACGACAGTAGAATGTCAGCTACTCCAATTATTAATGCGAAATGTTGATCGTGTACTAACAAAAAGGGAAATCTATCAACATATTTGGCAGCATGAACATTATGATGATAACAATTTAAGTGTTTTTATCAGTCGTCTTCGTAAAATACTTGAACAAATGACAGGTCACCATTCCATTCGTAGCATTCGTGGTGTTGGTTATCAGTTTTCAGGTGATGAATTTTGA